A genomic window from Triticum urartu cultivar G1812 chromosome 7, Tu2.1, whole genome shotgun sequence includes:
- the LOC125520372 gene encoding uncharacterized protein LOC125520372, whose protein sequence is MSEARSVMDAAPGGDTAPTATGHGLHGIPVLITPFHQPGGAAASTEAMRTALQGFLVLQGQGQGEAKEDERKKWFREMRGWLMVLATVAASVTYQAGLNPPGGFWQDTKEGPGGHRPGNPVLRDEHWVRYVIFYYFNATAFVTSLVIMVLLMSERFYHGEAKVVALMLTTFVDLASLVGAYIAGTTRYATSCVYIVVITCVSFICVVYIGEAMGEICAFVLKKIKCMRNLAKRKWFPVPAGVVTRSLPDEEAEERRKRAARSNRPTCCLCCGQSPATSDRRDVEVQ, encoded by the exons ATGTCCGAGGCACGGTCCGTCATGGACGCGGCTCCCGGCGGCGACACCGCGCCAACAGCCACCGGTCACGGTCTGCATGGCATCCCCGTGCTCATCACGCCTTTCCACCAGCCGGGCGGCGCCGCCGCGTCGACGGAGGCGATGCGCACGGCGCTCCAGGGCTTCCTCGTCCTCCAGGGGCAAGGGCAGGGGGAGGCCAAGGAGGACGAGCGGAAGAAGTGGTTCAGGGAGATGCGCGGGTGGCTGATGGTGCTGGCGACCGTGGCGGCGTCGGTGACCTACCAGGCCGGCCTGAACCCGCCCGGCGGGTTCTGGCAGGACACCAAGGAGGGCCCCGGCGGGCACCGGCCCGGCAACCCGGTGCTGCGCGACGAGCACTGGGTTCGGTACGTCATCTTCTACTACTTCAACGCGACGGCGTTCGTGACGTCGCTGGTGATCATGGTGCTGCTCATGAGCGAGCGGTTCTACCACGGGGAGGCCAAGGTGGTGGCGCTCATGCTCACCACCTTCGTCGACCTCGCCAGCCTCGTCGGCGCCTACATCGCCGGCACCACCCGCTACGCCACCTCCTGCGTCTACATCGTCGTCATCACCTGCGTCTCCTTCATCTGCGTCGTCTACATCGGAGA GGCGATGGGGGAGATATGCGCCTTCGTCCTGAAGAAGATAAAGTGCATGCGTAATCTGGCGAAGCGGAAGTGGTTCCCGGTGCCGGCGGGTGTGGTGACGAGATCGCTGCCGGACGAGGAGGCGGAGGAACGCAGGAAGAGAGCGGCGAGGAGCAACCGCCCCACTTGCTGCCTGTGCTGTGGGCAGTCACCGGCGACGTCTGATAGGCGCGACGTGGAGGTGCAGTGA
- the LOC125520371 gene encoding telomerase reverse transcriptase, protein MARRRRRRAFGGRPEVRLAYGSRARPLGRAILALLPPPPPPGAPCPVCRGAASGCLACRRWAHLLRDGDPVAYRRLVTRAVCAVEPAPAAPLPPRYTPGNAGHSQGQLVRETIKWILTDRSCRTKNVLCNGIHQGGQANLVSSSSWNILLHRIGDLLMCYILRHSSVFLPIKKSDYFQVTGVPLNIVLHKPIFASTMARKQQSRSTKVKCPTCHVLRNAKMKLNITGGNRGNSSDSAFYCSDNTQRYDALQSSGSCDAERVIKPNCPSDGCNCSNCFTRKPRKRKRLYSWQRRSKQKQFCNEDKLTELSKLNDSYYTLCNLLSDGSAAGVNGQTHSLKHTADNISIGMNNGEFVSQTEEPCNVPVLSLKKSPSSVLDTSPSQDLLCGYGKSGVQCTSPKVGPSSYPQLNSGSICFNCLMLNASKCVSVDSLIPRQAIFYNKEISENVFHRSNLTNKRKGPDALSLLKHIFGIKECCIKFFQCDCHGSSRPNSNCLYHWMLQLVKNLVRNSKRCQYKKLFLKHCSVKSKVAKDGLPSGNIQYSTGGKSAYCGESFAQLEAYSTHQQVVSFVWAVLTRIIPQPLLGNPSSKRSLRMNLWKFIRLRRFETFQVTDCICELKAPEYSWLSKIGFTSCFCSVLLGEETGLSNGTEEQKQNNLLHCWISWLFSDIVIPLISTYFYVTERETKRYDVFYYPKSVWRNLTSNTIASLNAQSFKILRRTSRRAIKHLYRSSRVRFLPKAKDIRPLVNFKSQSKDGILNKCHLVIKKLRDDNPEMFGSSVFDYDGVYKNLSSFMSSVRRQLKESKIYIVVADVSKAFDCVNHDVLLKIMDDVLKGDEYALRKCTKVIYSRSKNVAYRFDSNVVVSDGNGINDFSIQRSSGGGILVDQGTVSTIRKEELQRVLFEQVKCNILKIGQTFYLQQVGIAQGNKLSPNLCSLYYGHLENSVILNFLHDGNSGDAISEPEFLMMRFIDDFMFISLSKKHALNFFNRMRRGFVYYNTYMNDSKYGYNFNIGDNEQCDNRLYMGDDGVTFIPWSGLLINCENLEIQADYTRYLGITIISTITVKMHSSMKYLRSKLCHYMRPKCHPIFYDSNINSLGTVRLNIYQAFLLCAMKFHCYMRSMPYSSISKPELLHVIKKTFRYMHSLIVSRMQDMELQSNVRPVLKLRRKETNWLGLSAYIRVLQKKQSRYKDLLALLIAEAEGYGHMDRDSDSLCYAVDDSHSSMFWKFKY, encoded by the exons ATGGCGCGGCGGCGCCGCCGTCGCGCATTCGGCGGCCGCCCAGAGGTCCGCCTGGCCTACGGCTCCCGCGCCCGCCCGCTCGGCCGCGCGATCCTCGCGCTCctgcccccgcccccgccccccggCGCCCCCTGCCCCGTCTGCCGCGGCGCGGCCTCCGGGTGCCTCGCGTGCCGCCGCTGGGCGCACCTCCTCCGCGACGGTGACCCCGTCGCGTACCGCCGCCTCGTCACCCGCGCCGTCTGCGCCGTCGAGCCCGCGCCGGCCGCGCCCCTGCCGCCGCGGTACACCCCAGGGAACGCCGGGCACTCACAGGGACAG CTCGTTCGGGAGACGATAAAGTGGATCTTGACGGATCGCTCCTGTAGAACCAAGAACGTCCTCTGCAATGGTATCCATCAG GGTGGCCAGGCTAACCTTGTTTCTTCTTCATCCTGGAATATTCTCCTGCATAGA ATTGGGGATCTTCTCATGTGCTATATTCTGAGGCATTCATCAGTCTTTTTGCCCATTAAAAAGAGTGATTACTTTCAGGTGACTGGTGTTCCACTCAACATTGTTCTGCACAAGCCTATATTTGCCAGTACCatggcaagaaaacaacaatccAGATCTACAAAAGTCAAATGTCCTACG TGCCACGTGTTGCGTAATGCAAAGATGAAACTAAACATAACTGGAGGCAATCGTGGCAACAGTTCAGACTCTGCGTTTTACTGTTCAGATAACACTCAGAGATATGATGCTCTACAAAGTTCTGGAAGTTGTGATGCTGAAAGAGTTATAAAGCCTAATTGTCCAAGTGATGGATGTAACTGTTCCAATTGCTTTACCCGGAAGCCTAGGAAAAGAAAAAGATTGTACAGCTGGCAGCGCCGCAGTAAGCAGAAGCAGTTCTGTAACGAAGATAAGTTGACAGAGTTAAGTAAATTAAACGACAGTTATTACACTCTGTGTAATCTCTTATCAGATGGCTCAGCTGCTGGAGTGAATGGTCAAACACACTCCTTGAAGCATACTGCAGATAACATTTCTATTGGAATGAACAATGGTGAATTTGTTTCACAAACTGAAGAGCCATGCAATGTACCTGTCCTGTCATTAAAGAAGTCACCTAGCTCTGTGTTAGATACTAGTCCTTCCCAGGATCTATTGTGTGGTTACGGTAAATCAGGAGTCCAATGTACAAGTCCCAAAGTAGGACCCTCCAGCTACCCACAACTGAAT AGTGGTTCCATCTGTTTCAATTGCTTAATGTTGAATGCTTCGAAATGTGTGTCAGTAGATTCTTTGATACCAAGACAGGCCATTTTCTATAACAAAGAAATATCTGAGAATGTCTTCCATCGCAGCA ACTTGACAAATAAAAGGAAAGGACCAGACGCACTGTCTTTATTAAAGCACATATTTGGAATCAAGGAATGCTGCATAAAGTTCTTCCAATGTGATTGCCATGGATCTTCCAGACCAAATTCTAATTGCTT GTATCATTGGATGCTTCAACTAGTGAAAAATCTCGTAAGGAATTCTAAACGCTGCCAGTACAAGAAACTATTTCTGAAGCATTGTTCTGTTAAGTCTAAG GTGGCAAAAGATGGGCTCCCTTCAGGCAACATACAATATTCAACAGGAGGAAAATCAGCATATTGTGGTGAATCTTTTGCTCAGTTGGAAGCTTACAGTACACATCAGCAAGTAGTATCCTTTGTCTGGGCAGTGTTGACACGGATCATACCACAGCCTTTGTTAGGGAATCCTTCTAGTAAGAGATCCTTAAGGATGAACCTTTGGAAGTTTATAAGGTTACGCAGGTTTGAAACATTTCAAGTAACTGATTGTATTTGTGAGTTGAAAGCACCAGAATATTCTTGGCTATCAAAAATTGGATTCACTAGTTGCTTTTGTTCTGTACTACTTGGAGAAGAGACTGGGCTGTCAAATGGTACAGAGGAGCAGAAACAGAACAATCTCTTGCATTGTTGGATTAGCTGGTTATTTTCTGACattgtgatcccattgatcagtACATACTTTTATGTTACAGAAAGAGAAACAAAGCGATATGATGTTTTCTATTATCCAAAGTCAGTGTGGAGGAACCTAACTAGCAATACTATTGCTTCCTTAAATGCGCAGAGCTTCAAGATTTTGCGTCGTACATCGAGGAGAGCAATAAAACATTTGTACCGTTCTTCAAGAGTGAGATTTCTTCCAAAAGCAAAAGATATCAGACCATTAGTAAATTTTAAATCTCAGTCAAAGGATGGTATTCTCAACAAGTGTCATTTAGTTATTAAAAAATTAAGGGATGATAACCCAGAGATGTTTGGTTCTTCTGTTTTTGATTATGATGGTGTTTACAAAAATCTTTCCAGTTTTATGTCTTCAGTAAGAAGACAGTTGAAAGAGTCAAAGATATATATTGTGGTTGCTGATGTATCTAAGGCATTTGATTGTGTTAATCATGACGTGCTACTGAAAATTATGGATGATGTTCTGAAAGGTGATGAGTATGCCTTGAGAAAATGTACCAAAGTAATTTACAGTAGGTCTAAGAATGTGGCTTATCGCTTTGATTCAAATGTAGTCGTCAGCGACGGAAACGGTATTAACGATTTCTCAATTCAGCGGTCATCAGGTGGTGGCATTCTAGTTGATCAG GGAACTGTTAGTACAATTCGGAAGGAAGAGCTTCAACGTGTCCTTTTCGAACAAGTCAAGTGCAATATTCTGAAGATTGGGCAAACATTTTACTTGCAGCAAGTAGGGATTGCTCAAGGAAACAAGTTATCCCCTAACCTTTGTTCCCTATACTATGGTCACCTTGAGAATTCTGTGATATTGAATTTTCTGCATGATGGAAATTCAGGAGATGCTATTTCAGAACCGGAATTTTTAATGATGAGGTTCATTGATGACTTCATGTTTATCTCTCTCTCAAAGAAGCATGCTTTGAATTTCTTTAAtaggatgagaagaggttttgtgTACTACAATACTTACATGAATGACAGCAAATATGGTTATAATTTCAACATTGGAGATAACGAGCAGTGCGATAATAGGCTCTACATGGGCGATGATGGAGTCACTTTCATACCATGGAGTGGTTTGCTTATAAACTGTGAAAATTTAGAAATTCAAGCTGATTATACAAG GTATTTAGGCATTACAATCATCTCCACGATCACTGTGAAGATGCATTCTTCCATGAAGTACCTTCGCAGCAAGCTATGCCATTACATGCGTCCGAAGTGCCATCCCATTTTCTATGACTCCAATATCAACTCACTGGGCACTGTAAGACTGAATATATATCAAGCCTTCCTGTTATGCGCAATGAAGTTTCATTGCTATATGCGGAGCATGCCTTATTCCAGCATAAGCAAACCCGAGTTGCTGCATGTCATTAAGAAGACCTTCAG ATACATGCATAGTCTGATTGTCAGCCGTATGCAAGATATGGAGCTGCAATCCAATGTGCGCCCAGTTCTAAAGCTAAGACGCAAAGAAACCAATTGGCTTGGACTATCTGCCTACATCCGCGTGCTTCAAAAGAAACAATCTCGTTACAAGGATTTGTTGGCGTTGTTGATAGCAGAGGCTGAGGGTTATGGTCATATGGACCGTGATTCTGACAGTTTGTGCTATGCTGTGGATGATTCTCACTCGTCAATGTTCTGGAAGTTCAAATATTAG